A window of the Plasmodium vivax chromosome 12, whole genome shotgun sequence genome harbors these coding sequences:
- a CDS encoding G-beta repeat protein, putative (encoded by transcript PVX_083250A) encodes MNAQNKPQIIEHINHPLDETVYDVKWVHGKSDILAVGEKLNKKGYINVYNLNKGKFTCISNHETDTGVKTISPFFSCSGAYTIACGTFDGKILLYDISRMSTPYYTIHKHTKLINRVECKNYKNNNLVVSASRDGSVKIFDIRTDSEVVSLEPPKDSAYIPDCWCVATGNNYIEVKSPFGGGEENLNLCAGYDNGDIKFFDLKMMAVEHEVNVNNGVCAVSYDRKDTKKNKLICSTLEGNIYIFNMDVYSEGLGYAYSKDQIVSGTCWGTPFLPQNRDIFASLGGDGNLVLYKYANPEKNYIFDETKGCKRGVVGELEKLNFLKVSTQPIISFDWNVNKLGLCAFASLDQTIRVYIITKLNLC; translated from the exons ATGAACGCCCAAAATAAACCCCAAATCATTGAGCACATAAACCACCCCCTCGATGAGACCGTATACGATGTGAAATGGGTGCACGGCAAATCCGACATTCTCGCTGTGGGGGAAAAGCTAAACAAAAAGGGCTACATAAATGTGTATAATCTGAACAAGGGGAAGTTCACTTGCATTTCTAACCACGAAACGGACACAGGGGTGAAGACCATCAgccccttcttctcctgctcCGGGGCGTACACCATTGCCTGCG gcACGTTCGACGGCAAAATACTTCTCTACGACATTAGCCGCATGTCCACCCCCTACTACACCATACACAAGCACACAAAACTGATAAACAGAGTCGAATGTAAAAACTACAAAAACAACAACTTGGTTGTGAGCGCGAGCAGGGATGGCTCTGTCAAAATATTTGACATACGAACGGATAGTGAA GTTGTCAGTTTAGAGCCTCCCAAGGACTCGGCTTACATCCCCGACTGCTGGTGCGTCGCGACAG GAAACAACTACATAGAAGTAAAAtctccctttggggggggcgAGGAAAACCTGAATTTGTGCGCAGGCTATGACAATGGGGACATCAAATTTTTCGACCTGAAAATGATGGCAGTAGAGCACGAA GTCAACGTCAACAATGGCGTTTGCGCAGTGAGCTACGACAGGAAAGACACGAAAAAGAACAAGTTAATTTGCTCCACGCTGGAGGGAAATATTTACATCTTCAACATGGATGTGTACAGCGAAGGTTTGGGATATGCCTACAGCAAGGACCAGATAGTTTCAG GAACATGTTGGGgaaccccatttttgccgcaAAATCGGGACATCTTTGCTTCCTTGGGAGGTGACGGAAAT ctTGTCCTCTACAAATATGCGAACCCCGAGAAGAACTACATCTTTGACGAAACCAAGGGGTGCAAGAGGGGCGTTGTAGGCGAactggaaaaattaaatttcctCAAAGTGTCCACTCAGCCCATAATTTCTTTCGACTGGAACGTCAACAAGTTGGGGCTCTGCGCCTTCGCGTCGTTGGATCAAACAATTAGGGTTTACATAATAACGAAGCTGAATTTGTGTTAA
- a CDS encoding hypothetical protein, conserved (encoded by transcript PVX_083245A), producing MNPSAAVMFEENEKKKRKLFEDAPNYDANFLSNYVNEFSNNHVGFPGVGGNEVGGDHVRGDAIRGNEIRSNDICAGQVGAMCASHLGGTHLGVSCMGVPGMGVPCMGVNQNPFDAHAESRKNPPSPNGPNNCNSVHFNKNVLINSIDVLLNFINYSCLNESIKHEVLYDNLLNLRFHILSLNDEKFNQKKITEYFFKM from the coding sequence ATGAATCCAAGCGCGGCAGTCATGTTCGAGgagaatgaaaagaaaaagaggaagctcTTCGAGGACGCGCCAAACTACGACGCCAACTTCTTATCCAACTACGTAAACGAGTTTAGCAACAACCACGTTGGCTTCCCCGGGGTGGGCGGCAACGAGGTTGGGGGTGATCATGTTAGGGGGGACGCTATTAGGGGCAACGAAATTAGGAGCAACGATATATGCGCCGGGCAGGTGGGCGCGATGTGCGCAAGCCATCTGGGGGGGACCCACCTGGGTGTATCCTGCATGGGTGTACCCGGCATGGGTGTACCCTGCATGGGGGTGAATCAAAACCCATTTGACGCCCACGCGGAAAGCAGGAAGaatcccccctcccccaacGGACCCAACAACTGCAACAGCGTCcactttaataaaaatgtccTAATTAACAGCATAGACGTTCTcctaaattttataaattacaGCTGCCTCAATGAAAGCATAAAACATGAAGTCCTCTACGacaatttgttaaatttgcGTTTTCATATCCTCAGCTTAAATGACGAAAAATTTAATCAGAAAAAGATAActgagtatttttttaaaatgtag
- a CDS encoding male fertility protein pf47, putative (encoded by transcript PVX_083240A) produces the protein MKLLTFAAATYGFLLKECLNSFIFPTKHLCDFALNPHSSIKPVLKEASGKDEEVWCSVHNPSLTDYVAMVCPKKKGGDYTELETVPANCFTKHLYSPYDSEENEKDMELLELDPKLSFNRTFNDFVLKVLVIPGYYKHNKTIYCRCDNRKTKKGEDQEKIEEGKVGLVKIVLNKKEKKPRGIDFTETDELEQTDIVQNGNDKLVKVKENETIHFKFNSNQKLEIKECENVINMKYGFLQEHVLNFRFPAVFLSSENCTITVIESAKTPVRIIIKTQKTENIDGCDFTKPSGEGDYQDGFALEELKSNEKICTIHIGSSKKKISAGIKCPYKLTPTYCFRHVLYEKDVNGVKSYHPFLLTDVLGTLDVEFYSNAQEGSYIIGLPTNPQKYSVVRCVCEHNGKAGIMELRIASSSGWAFLSLTLLLLLIALLSAC, from the coding sequence ATGAAGCTACTAACCTTTGCCGCGGCGACCTATGGGTTCCTACTGAAGGAATGTCTAAACAGCTTCATATTTCCAACGAAGCATTTATGCGACTTTGCGTTGAATCCCCATAGTAGCATCAAGCCGGTGCTCAAAGAAGCGAGTGGAAAGGATGAAGAAGTGTGGTGCAGCGTGCATAACCCAAGTCTCACAGACTACGTAGCAATGGTGtgtcccaaaaaaaaaggaggagactACACAGAGTTAGAAACAGTGCCAGCCAACTGCTTCACCAAACATCTCTACTCCCCATATGATtcagaagaaaatgaaaaagacaTGGAACTTCTCGAATTAGACCCAAAATTATCCTTCAACAGAACCTTTAACGATTTTGTATTAAAGGTGTTGGTCATCCCAGGGTATTATAAGCACAACAAAACAATCTACTGCCGATGCGACAATAGGAAAACGAAGAAAGGGGAGGAccaagaaaaaatagaagaaggGAAAGTAGGATTAGTAAAAATCGTcttgaacaaaaaagaaaaaaaaccaagAGGAATCGATTTCACAGAAACTGATGAGTTGGAACAAACAGACATAgtccaaaatggaaatgacAAACTGGTGAAGGTGAAGGAAAATGAAactattcattttaaatttaactCCAATCAAAAACTTGAAATTAAGGAATGCGAAAATGTTATTAACATGAAATATGGCTTTCTACAAGAGCACGTTTTAAATTTTAGATTTCCTGCCGTCTTTTTATCCTCAGAAAACTGCACCATAACAGTTATAGAAAGTGCAAAAACACCTGTAAGGATTATCATAAAGACGCAGAAAACGGAAAACATAGATGGCTGTGATTTTACCAAACCGTCAGGGGAGGGAGATTACCAAGATGGGTTTGCCTTAGAAGAATTAAAgtcaaatgaaaaaatatgtacgaTACATATCGGCTCCagcaagaagaaaatttctGCAGGTATTAAGTGCCCCTACAAATTAACACCTACCTACTGCTTTAGACACGTCCTATATGAAAAAGACGTCAACGGGGTGAAGTCCTATCACCCCTTCTTGTTGACCGACGTTTTGGGAACCCTCGATGTAGAATTCTACAGCAATGCACAAGAGGGATCCTACATAATTGGGTTGCCAACCAATCCCCAAAAATATTCTGTTGTGAGATGCGTTTGTGAGCATAATGGAAAAGCTGGTATTATGGAACTGAGGATTGCCTCTTCCTCCGGGTGGGCCTTCCTCAGCCTCACcttgctgcttctcctcatcgCTCTCCTTTCCGCGTGCTAG
- a CDS encoding transmission blocking target antigen precursor (Pfs48/45), putative (encoded by transcript PVX_083235A) yields MLKRQLANLLLVLSLLRGITHTQMAKGEVKYVPPEELNKDVSGFFGFKCNFSSKGVHNLEPILTEKRSLVCSIYSYFIYDKIKLTIPKKIPGSKFKMLPEKCFQTVYTNYEKRTEEKIENMGLVEYEVKEDDSNSEYTEKILTISPFNTKDVEFFCICDNSENVISNVKGRVALVQVNVLKYPHKITSINLTKEPYSYLPNQVDKTSFKSHKLDLELQDGELVVLACEKVDDKCFKKGKDTSPLSLYKSKKIVYHKNLSIFKAPVYVKSADVTAECSCNVDSTIYTLSLKPVYTKKLIHGCNFSSDKSTHNFTNHVDMAELGENAQITCSIELVDTSYNHLIGMSCPGEVLPECFFQVYQRESPELEPSKIVYLDAQLNIGNVEYFEDSKGENIVKIFGLVGSIPKTTSFTCICRKGKKIGYMSVKIAAGYFGFLAKIFILLIVLLLLYF; encoded by the coding sequence ATGTTGAAGCGCCAGCTCGCCAACCTGCTGCTCGTGCTGTCCCTGCTGCGGGGCATAACGCACACACAGATGGCCAAAGGAGAGGTCAAGTACGTCCCGCCAGAGGAGCTGAACAAAGACGTGTCCGGATTTTTCGGGTTCAAATGTAACTTCTCCAGTAAAGGAGTCCACAACttagaacccattttgacGGAAAAAAGGTCCCTCGTCTGTAGCATCTACTCCTACTTCATCTAtgacaaaataaagttaACCATCCCGAAGAAGATCCCAGGatctaaatttaaaatgctACCAGAAAAATGCTTCCAAACGGTGTATacaaattatgaaaaaaggacagaggaaaaaatagaaaatatggGCTTGGTAGAATACGAAGTGAAAGAAGATGATTCTAACTCAGAATACACAGAAAAAATTCTGACCATTTCTCCCTTCAACACAAAGGATGTTGAATTCTTTTGCATTTGCGACAATTCTGAAAATGTCATATCCAATGTGAAGGGAAGAGTGGCCTTGGTTCAAGTGAACGTGTTGAAATACCCCCACAAAATTACCTCCATCAATTTAACAAAGGAACCATATTCTTACCTACCTAACCAGGTAGATAAGACCTCCTTCAAATCACATAAATTGGACTTAGAGCTTCAAGATGGAGAGTTGGTTGTCTTGGCATGCGAAAAAGTGGACGACAAATGtttcaaaaagggaaaggacaCTTCTCCCCTTTCTCTATataagagcaaaaaaatcgTTTACCATAAGaatctttccatttttaaagcacCCGTGTATGTAAAATCTGCGGACGTGACCGCAGAATGCTCCTGTAACGTTGACAGCACGATTTACACTTTGTCCTTAAAACCGGTGTATACTAAAAAGCTCATTCATGGCTGTAATTTCTCTTCAGATAAATCTACACACAATTTTACAAATCATGTAGATATGGCTGAACTTGGTGAAAATGCACAAATTACCTGCAGCATAGAACTGGTGGATACTTCCTATAACCACTTGATAGGAATGAGTTGCCCTGGGGAAGTTCTGCCCGAGTGCTTCTTTCAAGTGTACCAAAGAGAGTCCCCAGAATTAGAGCCTTCCAAAATTGTCTACCTAGATGCTCAACTGAACATTGGAAATGTAGAATATTTTGAAGACAGCAAGGGAGAGAATATCGTAAAAATTTTTGGCCTCGTTGGAAGCATCCCCAAAACGACTTCCTTCACTTGCATCTGCCGAAAGGGCAAGAAAATTGGCTACATGTCCGTTAAAATTGCCGCCGGCTACTTTGGCTTCCTCGCCAAGATTttcatcctcctcattgTGCTCCTCCTGTTGTACTTCTGA
- a CDS encoding hypothetical protein, conserved (encoded by transcript PVX_083230A) produces MKKRTPLVGKRSYFTSLYDTKTEKTKLISEMDDLYDHILTSNWNDSVHLVLNVSIWEGILHSIEARIKPYEQDEDILKKKKMINEMFDVLFILEDLRDHVNELLEQSSRASGLAGTYILASFKIENMVEHIEFLKAKYDELLLKYPLYKYQIDMVLGKGLALLRQRYTFEWRHMHDFFF; encoded by the coding sequence atgaagaaaaggaccCCCCTGGTAGGGAAACGAAGCTACTTTACATCCCTGTACGACACCAAAACtgagaaaacaaaattaataagcGAAATGGACGATCTGTATGACCACATTTTAACGAGCAACTGGAACGACTCAGTACACCTCGTTTTGAATGTCTCCATTTGGGAAGGAATTCTACACTCCATAGAAGCTAGAATAAAGCCATATGAACAAGATGaagatattttaaaaaaaaaaaaaatgataaacgAAATGTTTGATGTCCTCTTCATATTAGAAGATTTGAGAGACCATGTAAATGAACTTTTGGAACAGTCATCACGTGCAAGTGGACTGGCAGGGACATACATTTTGGCCTCCTTCAAAATAGAAAACATGGTTGAGCACATCGAGTTTTTGAAGGCCAAATATGATGAGCTGCTGCTAAAGTACCCACTTTATAAGTACCAGATCGATATGGTCCTGGGGAAGGGCCTGGCCCTCCTACGGCAGAGATACACCTTCGAGTGGAGGCACATGcacgattttttcttttag
- a CDS encoding hypothetical protein, conserved (encoded by transcript PVX_083225A), protein MDMPKGQKPREREGKNERSNLRDIEEAKKIRNQQNEVNLKKFCGSTDFVLDVPNIDEGVKFLKHDVDSEILQFNYTTMLLNEKVERLNDVERNIHIPMDLPFMFSFNMQNNDDIGSWVRQQNEEEHGRVSQRMIGHGKNAHGNTPHGRISHGNTANVGGAHSLVNLNDEVKQISSSAPIIQTFDRDDLELLNRVAPHYIRRVRSTLLQCAERKSRDAQERSSPIGRNTHEQGGKGFESGALENDDGSSELTLKCGKRKVPYDCYFPHPLKKGTKVKKIYPLLPHIGVWSNKYIQGIMEIGNSSDYIRSSGGEDASKLLSKGASATSNSEPKKKSSGMLGLLHLVEKTRDKHLYGLYKAHDVGCDEYILNKYLRRDGSARRRSNGVAAVSAVSAVSGGTVGSATDRDGGDAPDQASDSPAAKKKISLSKFLIKKYLFKLKMREKLRGKLPKGEKVTPPVKNQQEEEDELEEEKFAKSKSERNEGNEGNERSASVELTHRSKRVTFNETNKYEYVEKKGERGEHGEGDDTVMQNVRCSQSTPPDDNVECFKYVRDYKSPSFGVNQNDPLSYVIGFNRHNLAFMFPTLSRKIIFSKTGQQKRKNYIMVREK, encoded by the coding sequence ATGGATATGCCCAAAGGGCAGAAGCCAAGAGAGcgggagggaaaaaacgaaaggagCAATTTGAGGGACAtagaagaagcgaagaagatAAGGAaccaacaaaatgaagtgaacTTGAAAAAGTTTTGCGGAAGCACCGATTTTGTGTTAGACGTACCGAACATTGACGAGGGGGTAAAATTCCTAAAGCATGATGTAGACAGTGAGATTCTGCAATTCAATTACACGACCATGCtgttaaatgaaaaggtgGAGAGGTTGAATGACGTGGAGAGGAACATACACATCCCCATGGACCTCCCCTTTATGTTTTCCTTTAACATGCAGAATAATGATGACATAGGCAGTTGGGTAAGGcagcaaaatgaggaagagcATGGGAGGGTTAGTCAGCGGATGATTGGGCATGGGAAGAATGCACATGGGAACACTCCACATGGGAGGATTTCACACGGGAACACTGCAAACGTTGGGGGCGCGCATAGCCTCGTCAACCTAAATGATGAGGTGAAGCAGATCTCCTCCTCCGCCCCGATAATCCAAACGTTTGACAGAGACGATTTGGAGCTTCTCAACAGGGTTGCGCCGCATTACATTAGAAGGGTTAGAAGTACCCTTCTGCAGTGTGCAGAAAGGAAAAGCAGAGATGCACAGGAAAGAAGTTCCCCTATTGGAAGGAACACACATGAGCAGGGTGGCAAGGGCTTTGAGAGTGGCGCTTTGGAAAATGATGACGGCTCCTCCGAATTGACGTTGAAATGtgggaaaaggaaagtacCGTACGATTGCTACTTTCCACATCCGCTAAAGAAAGGAACCAAGGTGAAAAAGAtttacccccttttgcccCACATTGGTGTGTGGagcaataaatatatacaaggCATTATGGAGATTGGGAATTCCAGTGACTACATCAGAAGCAGTGGTGGGGAGGATGCCAGTAAATTGCTGAGCAAGGGGGCGAGTGCCACCTCGAACAGTGAgccgaagaagaaaagcagCGGTATGCTCGGGCTGCTGCATTTGGTGGAGAAGACGCGCGATAAGCATCTGTACGGGCTGTACAAGGCGCACGACGTGGGTTGCGACGAGTATATTCTGAATAAGTACCTGCGCAGGGATGGTTCGGCGCGGAGGAGGTCCAACGGGGTGGCTGCGGTTAGCGCGGTTAGCGCGGTTAGCGGCGGTACGGTTGGCAGCGCTACTGATCGTGATGGTGGGGACGCACCCGACCAAGCGAGCGACTCCCCggcagcgaaaaaaaaaatcagcctGAGCAAATTTCTCATAAAGAAGTACCTCTTCAAGTTAAAAATGAGGGAGAAGTTAAGGGGTAAGCTgcccaagggggaaaaggtgACCCCCCCTGTGAAGAaccagcaggaggaggaagacgaattggaagaagaaaaatttgctaagtcaaaaagtgaaagaaatGAAGGAAATGAAGGAAATGAAAGAAGCGCATCGGTCGAATTGACACACCGGAGCAAGCGTGTAACGTTTAACGAAACAAATAAGTACGAatacgtggaaaaaaaaggagagcggGGGGAACATGGCGAGGGAGACGATACGGTCATGCAGAATGTGAGATGTTCGCAAAGTACCCCTCCTGATGATAATGTAGAGTGCTTCAAATATGTGCGGGATTATAAATCGCCATCTTTTGGGGTGAATCAAAACGACCCCCTGTCGTACGTCATAGGGTTTAACAGGCACAACTTGGCTTTCATGTTCCCGACCCTGTCtaggaaaattattttttccaaaacggggcagcaaaagaggaaaaattatataatggTGCGGGAGAAGTAG